From Mustela erminea isolate mMusErm1 chromosome 1, mMusErm1.Pri, whole genome shotgun sequence, a single genomic window includes:
- the SPATA12 gene encoding LOW QUALITY PROTEIN: spermatogenesis-associated protein 12 (The sequence of the model RefSeq protein was modified relative to this genomic sequence to represent the inferred CDS: inserted 1 base in 1 codon; deleted 1 base in 1 codon; substituted 1 base at 1 genomic stop codon) translates to MSSSALSHGSTSEMSGVTWEKKAIASSHLVVLWPPETLXDSLTPQQILTVPGTEPASALPELTFRGAVPQSKVCRRDLNAPSSLDITXINLLGRSPSPPSPLIQLNRAPERHSCQIIHPFPPCFS, encoded by the exons atgtccagctctgcccTGAGTCACGGATCTACCTCAGAAATGTCAGGAGTCACCTGGGAAAAGAAAGCAATAGCCTCCTCCCACCTTGTTGTTCTGTGGCCACCAGAGACCCTGTAGGATTCCTTAACCCCTCAGCAAATCCTCACCGTGCCAGGGACTGAGccagcctctgccctcccagAGCTGACATTCCGC GGGGCTGTACCTCAAAGCAAGGTCTGTAGGAGAGATTTAAATGCACCCAGCTCTCTTGACATCA GAATCAATCTTCTGGGgagatccccctcccctccatctcctCTGATACAACTGAACAGAGCTCCAGAAAGACACAGTTGCCAAATTATTCACCCCTTCCCACCTTGTTTTTCTTAG